Within the Bacteroidota bacterium genome, the region GCTTCGATTTACTTATCAACAGGAATTTGTTTAGAGAACGAAAAGAGGGGAGGAATATTTTGAAAGAGGTGCCCCGACTTACGTCGGGGTGACGAGGGCTAAACCAGATGGAATCCTTATGCAGTTAATTATTAATTTTATTGTTTGTATATCCAATACTTGTAGGTTTCACAATATAATAATGTATGAACAATCACCAGGAATTATCATACGAGCTGTATGTTTTTAAGGTTTTAACAGTATTCCGGGAACCATTATTCAGGAAGATCATCGGTAAAATAGCGATCCCTCCCGGGAGCAAAGGTCTTGATGCCGGTTGCGGTCCGGGTTTCATTACCCGGATCCTGGCAGAACAGACCGGTAAAGAAGGTCATGTTACCGGATTGGATATATCCAGGGATTTCCTGGATTATGCAAATAAAATGCATAAACAGGAAAATCTCGATTTTGTATACGGTGATGTAAACAACCTTCCATTTGATGACGGTGTTTTTGACTGGGTATGGAGTGTGGATACCGTCTGGCCTGGTCCTAAGGAAATGGGCTGCCCGGCTGAAAATCCGTCGGGGATTATCCATGAGTACCATAGAGTATTAAAGCCGGGTGGAAAGATCTTTATTTTGTACTGGACTTCGCAAAAACTTCTTCCCGGTTATCCCATCCTGGAAGCCCGGCTGAATACCACCAGTTCCGCAACCGCTCCCTTTGCTGAGCATCTGGCACCGGAAAATCATGTGATGAATGCAAGGAAATGGTTGCAGGATGCAGGTTTCAAAGATACATGCAGCAGGACATTTCTGCACGATATCAATGCTCCCTTAAGTGAAAACGACAGGGAGTCGCTTTTCATCCTGTTTGACATGCTCTGGAGCTCGGCTGAGAAAGAATTGGATATAAAGGATTATCAAAAATATAAAAGTCTCTGCGACCCTCTTTCTCCGGATAATGTACTAAACAACACGGAGTACAGCGGATTTTATACCTATACAATGTTTAAAGGGCTAAATCGATGATCGATGATCGATGATCGACGATCGACGATCGGAGATCGGAGATCTGAGATATCCGATCTGATATCTGATATCTGAGATCTTCGATTTTATGAAAGAGGCTGCTCTCTTTCAAGTGCAGCCTCCATATTCCGTTGCCGTTCTGTAAGCGGGATTCTGTAACCACCGAAGTGGATTTCCATCATTTATCTAGGATGCCGGTCACCCGGCACCTCCAGCGACCTACCCGTTCCGGCATCAGCAAGCTGAACTTGGACGGGCCGCCCTCGTTCCGGAACATATTTGGTCTTGCAACCCATGAGGTTTACCTCCACCGCCTGTCACCAGGACGGTGCGTGAGCTCTTACCTCACGATTTCACCCTTTCCCCGCCAAAGGCGGGGTGGTATCGTTTCTGTGGCACTGTCTGTCCTCCCGCAAGGGGAGTCCTTCCCGTTAGGAAGCATGGCGCCCTGTGTTGTCCCGACTTTCCTCTCCCACAAAAGTGGCAGCGATGGAACGAACGGCAAACGGGGCAAAGGTAGTGAAAAGGGGGATGATTTGCAAGGGGGAATCAGGGTGCTGGGTTGCTGGGTTGCTGGGGTGCTGGGGTGCTGGGTTGCTGGGTTGCTGGGGTGCTGGGTTGCTGGGGTGCTGGGTAAAGGGCACAGGTTGCGGCTTTCGCCGGGGTGCCCCGGCTTTCGCCGGGGTGACGGTATATTTAAAATAATCTTAGACTCCTAATATCTCTGCGCCTCTGCGCGAAAAAAAATCATCAATCATCAATCATAAATCTCCGATCTCCGATCATCGATCTTCGATCTTCATCACCTCCAACTCCCTTTCCTTCATCCACATTCCCCTTGTGAAATCAGGGAACGCCTG harbors:
- a CDS encoding methyltransferase domain-containing protein, with translation MNNHQELSYELYVFKVLTVFREPLFRKIIGKIAIPPGSKGLDAGCGPGFITRILAEQTGKEGHVTGLDISRDFLDYANKMHKQENLDFVYGDVNNLPFDDGVFDWVWSVDTVWPGPKEMGCPAENPSGIIHEYHRVLKPGGKIFILYWTSQKLLPGYPILEARLNTTSSATAPFAEHLAPENHVMNARKWLQDAGFKDTCSRTFLHDINAPLSENDRESLFILFDMLWSSAEKELDIKDYQKYKSLCDPLSPDNVLNNTEYSGFYTYTMFKGLNR